Within the Bacteroidia bacterium genome, the region AATCAAAGGTCATTGTGAATTTCCGAATCAGGGAGGAAAAACCTGTCCAAACTTCGATGCGAAAACATGGCTCAAGAATTACACACCGGATATTGATATGCATGAGTAATGAGTCTGCTCGGTAAAATAAGAACCATTGCACGACTTAAAGGCTACAAGATATTTTCCCGACCATACGAGTTGAACATTTGGGGAATAAGATCAAAGCAGACACGGTCAAACAAATTCGATGATGAATTCCATGTTTTTTATAAAACCGGATTTCTGAATTGGGAGTACCACGTGTTTCATGCTACAACTGATCCCGGAACGTACTGGCTGAATTCCCCAATGAATGAACAGGGAACAGCAATACTCAAAGCAGGACAATACATCAATGCCTATGGGTTGGGAATGCATAGAGGGAAATACATCGCATTGACACAGCAAAAACCCGTAACGGTGTATCGCGATTACAACCGAAATGCAATTCTTGATTTTTTCAATGGAACAAAGGACACCGGATTATTCGGAATAAATATTCACCGTGCAATGCTAAATGGAACAACGCGGTACGTGGATAATTTTTCCGCAGGATGCCAAGTGTTCGCTAACGGTGAAGATTTCGCAAAGTTCATCGGAATGTGTGACAAACATCGACAACTATACGGCAACCGATTCACATATACGCTTGTCGATTATCGCGCAGTCCGAAGAGCAACATTGCGAAAGATCACTCTTGGAACATTGACACTTGGAACAGGAGTTCTTGCTTACCACCTAATCACTAAAGAATAAACCAAAAACAAAAAGTAAAATGAAAAACGAAAAAAACAATCTACAAAAAGTTAATCCGATGGACGCTATCATGCATGACGCAGGTCGTTTAATTGATGCTGCCTTTCAATCATTGGCAACGCCTCCGCAATCAAAATCATACACGAACATTCGTGTAACAATAATCAACAACTCCTATGGTTCGCCCAAGGGATGGTTACGCAGAATGTTTGAGAAAATATTTTGATCGCCATGCAGGAATTTCTAAAAACGATCCTGCGTGATAAAACCGGAGCATTTTCCTTGCGGGAGTTAGTGGTTGCCATTTTCGTGGTCGCCACGCTCACCGCTTGGATTTCCGAACAGTTCTTTTCACTTGCCTGTCCGGAATATATGTTCTACGGTTTTGTATCGCTAATAGCAGCAGGTTGCTTCGGATACTCCATCGAAAAAAAAGTTATTAATCCATTTAAAACCAAAAATGAAAATGAACCAGTTCAAGAGTAAATTTTATCGCATACTAATTATCCTCTACTCTATTGTAAGTATAGGAAGCACAGTGTATTTATTGCTTCGCCCTTCGGAAAATAAAACCGATATCCGGTATGAGCAGACAAAAGATGAGTTGCAAAACATCAAAGAATACCTCAAGCAGAAAGATTCCAATTACCAACACACAATCGATTCTTTGCAAAAGGAAAGCGACAGCCTTCAGACCGTTATATCGGCAACCGATAAGCGATTGGATTATTCCCGATCACAGGTCAAGAATTTATCCGGTCAGCTTGTGGAATATGTTTATCGATATGAAAGCGACAGCACTTTGCAGAAAAATGAAATCGCGTTTGATTCTTTGAGTGAATTAAGCAGACAGTACATCACCGAGTCAACCATTCGAGATAGTTTATGCGACTCGGAGATCAATTCGCTAAAAGAAGTCATCGCTAATAAGGAAAGTGCGTTCAGCAATTGTGATTCTCTTCTGACAGACTATAAATCTGAAACGGATAAATTGATTTCACAAACGCAGGAATTAAATCTACAACTCCATCGAGCAGAGAAGAAAATAAAACGCAGCCGGAACATCAACCGGCTGCTCTCTGCCTCTGCCGTAATTCTATCCGGCATATTTATTACTTACCAAATCACTCACTAAATATTATTATGGACGAAAGAAGATTAGTATCAACCGTAACCTTTTTGTCATCGCTCTGCGGATACTTCTACGCCAAGCATTTTCACAAAGACGCTGTTCCCATTGTAATGATGAGCGGATTCTTCGGTGCTATGATAGGAGAAAGCATCTATAAGATTCTCAGCAAAGACGACAACGACAAAAACCCTCCCGCTGCTCCGACAGCTTAATTAAAAATCAGGAATGAAAACTCCAATTACATATTACGGTGGTAAGCAGGCATTATTAAAATATCTGCTTCCACTTATTCCTGCCCACCGAATTTATTGTGAGCCATTTTTCGGTGGCGGAGCATTATTTTTTGCCAAGCCAAAATCAGAAGTTGAAATTATTAACGATCTGAATTCTGAAGTCGTGAACTTTTTTAAAGTCACGCAAAATAAATACTCTGAACTCGAAAAGGAAATCCGCGCCACACTTCATTCAAGAGAACTGTATCAACAAGCGATGGTTGTTTACAAGCATCCGGACATGTTCGATGACGTGAAGCGTGCGTGGGCTTTTTGGGTAGCAACCAATCAGGGATTCTCATCATTAATCGGTTCTTGGGGATTTGGAAAAACAAATTCAAAGGAAATGGCTGTCGCAGGAAAGAGAGAATCTTTTACACGCGAATATGCAGACCGATTAAAAAAAGTTCAACTTGAAAATAACGATGCGATCAAAGTAATAGACCGTTCCGATTCAAAGGAAACATTCTTTTATGTTGATCCACCCTATATAGGTTCCGATCAAGGACACTACAAAGGATATGAAGAAGAGCATTTCAAAACGCTCCTTGACAAACTATCCAAAGTAAAAGGCAAATTCTTATTGAGCAGTTACCCCTCGAAATTGCTCGATTCATACATACGCAAAAACAAATGGAGAGTGCATAAAGTAAATAAAGCTGTTGCAGTCACTAAACACACCGACAAAAAGAAAACAGAAATGATGGTGATGAATTTCGATCCTTCTGCAAACGCAAAAGGGATAATCCAATCACTTAAAAAATTAAAAATCGCAGCCTAATGATAACCACATCCAACTATAAAAGTACCGTTGACAAAATCGGTATTGAAAAACTCCCTTCGGAATTACAAGAGGCGCACAATTTCTTGAGTGCTGCTACTTCCAATTTTACAAACTGGAAAAATACCGGAGATGAATTCAATCAGGTAAAAAAACTCGCTTTTGAAAAACTGCAATTGTTCTTGAAGAGCAACGGTAGTTTAAACGGAAAGGATGAACCACGATACTTGAAAATGGCGAAGGAAGATGCAATTAGCTACCAATGGATGGAAACCGATAAATTGAAAATGATTTATCGAATGGAACTTGACGCGGAACTCGAAGAGGATGGCACACCTGAAGAAAGAAAGATCAGAAGGACTGCCTTGGAAAAGGAACTACGAAAAAGAGACAAGGCATGGCTAAAAACATTCAAACCGATGAGTGGAACACCGGATGCCACAAAAGAAATCCGTTACATCGAATGGTTTTTATCTTTTCACAACAAAAGAGTGAAGCGTTCCGAGTTTATCGAATTGCTTCACGAATTACAAACGGATATCAAGGAAAAGGAAATCAGAAAAACTTCTCCTTTAGCAAAACAGATTCTCAAAATACAGGATACCGTTGTGGAGTTGTTGGATCAAAACAACAATGCATACAATATTACTTTTAGCGATCCGCTTAAATTCGAGTACAGTAATGCGATAAAGGAATACAGAGCAGCAAAGAAGAAATCAAAAGATGATGACAAACCAAAATCAGTTGATTTAAGCGGAATAGAAAAAAAAGAAAGTGGTGAAATTATGTCGAGCGTTGAATTCGCAAAAAAGGAGTTCTCCTGCCTTGGCTTCACAGATAAATGGTTAAGCCTGATTGGTGATCCTTCCCCCGGTTTCACAGCGATGGTTTTTGGAAAACCTAAAATGGGTAAATCATATCTCTGTGTAGAGTTCGCAGGATACCTTGCACGTAATTTTGGAAAGGTGCTTTATGTTGCCAAAGAAGAAAAGCTTGATATTACACTACAAAATAAGTTGAAAGAAAAAGATGTCGCTCACGAAAACCTTTTTGTGACGGACAGTCTACCGGCAGATCTTTCAGAATACAATTTCATTTTCCTGGACTCGGTTAACTTGCTTGGTCTTTCCCCCGAAGATTTGAGAAAATTAAAAGCGAACAACCCCGGAAAAGGATTCATCTATGTTTTTCAAACAACAAAAACCGGAAACTTTCGCGGAGCAAATTCATTTCAGCACGATGTCGATGTCGTAATTGAAATTCCGGAGAAAGGAAAGGCTGTTCAGTATGGTAGATTCAATCAAGGAGGTGAAATGACAATTTTTGAAGATGCGATCCCCCAAGCGTCTGAGGAATTGAGTGGAACTTCTAAGAATAAAATTTATCCATCATGGACTCGACCGAAATACATGGATGAAAGAGATCATCGGCAATTGCGTCACATTTATGACTTGTATAAGAAAGGCAAATTCAAAGAAGCCTATAACTATGCGAGTTTTGATTGTGATACCGCAATCAGAGAAGAAATCCCCGGTGAAATTTGGAAAAAGATGGGAGGAGAACTCACTCCTTCAGGTGAAGAGAGGCTCAAGGCGAAACTAAATGCGAAAAAAGGAAAATCCGCTCCAGTAAAAGAGGAGAAGAAAAAACGCACGATTGTTTTCAATAGTGCAATTCGTTTCTTGAAAAATTATATTCAGAGCGAATGGAATCTTGAGCTGAATGATTCGGAGTACATCGAAATACTGGATATCGCGCAGGAGAAAAACGAAAACCTCATTGATCTGATTGATGACCTTGGCAAAAATATTGACGAGTTCACAACGGTAATGGTGAAGGCCATGAAAGAGTGGGATAAGAATAAAGGGAATCTCGAAGAAAGGAATAAATCAAAGTTTGACCCATCTCATTACGCAAGCCGGAAAGACGATGAGAATCCTACTTTTCTTTTCAGCTCCGCAAGTAACAAGGTGCTGACTGAAGCCTTAAAAGGTGATTTCGATATTATCTATTTGGTTCGCAAGGAACTGGCTAACAGAGGACTGGATCAGAATGGTCAATGGGTTGGGTTTGATAGGGCGAAGGAGATTCATCGGATAGATTGACGGTGGTCTAATTTTTGCAGTGATTATCCTGATTTTGAAGGAGGACTAAAAAGAAGCGATTCTCATTAAGGGTCGATTCCGAAATATTTTGTAAATTTCGTAAGGGCAATTTAATTAATTCGAAAAATAATAAGCAAGTGAGAAGACTTTTTGTACTTTTTGTGATTATGATTTCTTTGGGCTTAGGAACTGCTTATGGGCAAACTGATTCTCTAAGACCCCATAGAGATGAGTTCTCGAAAAACTTATCCCTTTATTTCAAAGCTGATTCGCTAAAGGATAATTCTGACACAATTCGCGTGACAAAGTTTTTACCCTATGATTTTAATATTACTATTAAAGCGTTAATTAAAAACGGTGCGCCAATCGGGTTATGTCGAAGTTATTATGCTG harbors:
- a CDS encoding DNA adenine methylase, yielding MKTPITYYGGKQALLKYLLPLIPAHRIYCEPFFGGGALFFAKPKSEVEIINDLNSEVVNFFKVTQNKYSELEKEIRATLHSRELYQQAMVVYKHPDMFDDVKRAWAFWVATNQGFSSLIGSWGFGKTNSKEMAVAGKRESFTREYADRLKKVQLENNDAIKVIDRSDSKETFFYVDPPYIGSDQGHYKGYEEEHFKTLLDKLSKVKGKFLLSSYPSKLLDSYIRKNKWRVHKVNKAVAVTKHTDKKKTEMMVMNFDPSANAKGIIQSLKKLKIAA